From Syngnathoides biaculeatus isolate LvHL_M chromosome 19, ASM1980259v1, whole genome shotgun sequence, a single genomic window includes:
- the klhl15 gene encoding kelch-like protein 15 isoform X2 — translation MPVANQRCVMSGADVEVYLSQVHDGSVSAGFRALYEERLLLDVTLMIDEHHFQAHKALLATQSDYFRVMFTADMRERDQDKIHLKGLTAAGFGHILRFMYYGSLELSMPTVQEILQAAMYVQLTEVVEFCCSFLLAKICLENCAEVMRLLEDFSVGVEGVQEQLDNFLLDNFVPLMSRADFLSYLSLERLQAYLNSDALSRYPEIELYDAVQAWLRHDRRRWRHADAVVRSVRFCLMTSAHIFEKVKTSEFYRYSRQLRQEAEEALAYFHDVHRQPLAETRANRIRSRRPQTAVFRGMIGHSMVNSKILLLQRPKVWWELEGPQVPLRPDCLAIVNDFAFLLGGEELGPDGEFHASSKVYRYDPRQNSWLRMADMSVPRSEFAVGVIGKFIYAVAGRTRDETFYSTERYDIGEDRWEFVDPYPVNKYGHEGTVLGGKLYITGGITSSSTSKQVCVFDPAGEAAAAGGSDSLRARGGGRGPQPPPPASRAGCWDNKSKMNYARCFHKMISHNGKLYVFGGVCVILRASFESQGCPSTEVYDPDADEWTILASMPIGRSGHGVAVLERQIMVLGGLCYNGHYSDSILTFDPDDNKWKEDEYPRMPCKLDGLQVCTLHFPEYVLEHVRRCS, via the exons ATGCCTGTGGCCAATCAgag GTGTGTTATGTCGGGGGCGGATGTGGAAGTGTATCTTTCCCAGGTGCACGACGGGAGCGTGTCGGCAGGCTTCCGGGCGCTGTACGAGGAGCGTCTGCTGCTGGACGTCACGCTGATGATCGATGAGCATCACTTTCAG GCCCACAAGGCGCTCCTGGCCACGCAGAGTGACTACTTCCGGGTCATGTTCACGGCGGACATGCGGGAGCGGGACCAGGACAAGATCCACTTGAAGGGGCTGACGGCGGCGGGTTTCGGGCACATCCTTCGCTTCATGTACTACGGCTCGCTGGAGCTCAGCATGCCCACCGTGCAGGAGATCCTACAG GCGGCGATGTACGTGCAGCTGACGGAGGTGGTGGAGTTCTGCTGCTCCTTCCTGCTGGCCAAGATCTGCCTGGAGAACTGCGCCGAGGTCATGCGGCTGTTGGAGGACTTCAGCGTGGGCGTGGAGGGCGTCCAGGAGCAGCTGGACAACTTCCTGCTCGACAACTTTGTGCCGCTCATGAGCCGAGCCGACTTCCTGTCCTACCTCAGCCTGGAGCGACTGCAG GCGTACCTGAACAGCGACGCGCTGAGCCGATACCCGGAGATCGAGCTGTACGACGCGGTCCAGGCGTGGCTCCGGCACGACCGGCGGCGCTGGCGCCACGCGGACGCGGTCGTCCGATCCGTCCGCTTCTGCCTTATGACGTCCGCTCACATCTTCGAGAAG GTGAAGACGTCAGAGTTCTATCGGTACTCCCGGCAGCTTCGtcaggaggcggaggaggcgcTGGCCTACTTCCACGACGTCCACCGGCAGCCGCTGGCCGAGACGCGCGCCAACCGCATCCGCTCGCGGCGGCCGCAGACGGCCGTCTTCCGCGGCATGATCGGCCACAGCATGGTGAACAGCAAGATCCTGCTGCTGCAGCGGCCCAAG GTGTGGTGGGAGCTGGAGGGCCCCCAGGTGCCGCTGAGACCCGACTGCCTGGCCATCGTCAACGACTTCGCCTTCCTGCTGGGAGGCGAGGAGCTGGGGCCCGACGGCGAGTTCCACGCCTCGTCCAAGGTCTACCGCTACGACCCCCGGCAAAACTCGTGGCTGCGCATGGCCGACATGTCCGTGCCCAG GTCCGAGTTCGCCGTGGGCGTCATCGGAAAGTTCATCTACGCGGTGGCGGGTCGCACGCGAGACGAGACCTTCTACTCAACGGAGCGCTACGACATCGGCGAGGACCGCTGGGAATTTGTGGACCCGTACCCCGTCAACAAGTACGGCCACGAGGGCACGGTCCTGGGGGGCAAGCTCTACATCACGGGCGGCATCACGTCCTCGTCCACCTCCAAGCAGGTTTGCGTCTTCGATCCCGCGGGGGAAGCGGCTGCGGCGGGCGGGTCGGACTCCCTGCGGGCCcgcggcggcggccgcggcccgcagccgccgccgcccgcctcTCGCGCGGGCTGCTGGGACAACAAATCCAAAATGAACTACGCCCGCTGCTTCCACAAGATGATCTCGCACAACGGGAAGCTGTACGTGTTCGGCGGCGTGTGCGTCATCCTGCGGGCCTCCTTCGAGTCGCAGGGCTGCCCGTCCACCGAGGTCTACGACCCGGACGCCGACGAGTGGACCATCCTGGCCTCCATGCCCATCGGGCGCAGCGGGCACGGGGTGGCCGTCCTGGAGCGCCAGATCATGGTGCTGGGCGGCCTGTGCTACAACGGACACTACAGCGACTCCATCCTCACCTTCGACCCCGACGACAACAAGTGGAAGGAGGACGAGTATCCCAGGATGCCTTGCAAGCTGGACGGGCTGCAGGTGTGCACGCTGCACTTCCCCGAGTACGTGCTGGAGCACGTCAGACGCTGCAGCTGA
- the klhl15 gene encoding kelch-like protein 15 isoform X1: MPVANQRCVMSGADVEVYLSQVHDGSVSAGFRALYEERLLLDVTLMIDEHHFQAHKALLATQSDYFRVMFTADMRERDQDKIHLKGLTAAGFGHILRFMYYGSLELSMPTVQEILQAAMYVQLTEVVEFCCSFLLAKICLENCAEVMRLLEDFSVGVEGVQEQLDNFLLDNFVPLMSRADFLSYLSLERLQAYLNSDALSRYPEIELYDAVQAWLRHDRRRWRHADAVVRSVRFCLMTSAHIFEKVKTSEFYRYSRQLRQEAEEALAYFHDVHRQPLAETRANRIRSRRPQTAVFRGMIGHSMVNSKILLLQRPKQVWWELEGPQVPLRPDCLAIVNDFAFLLGGEELGPDGEFHASSKVYRYDPRQNSWLRMADMSVPRSEFAVGVIGKFIYAVAGRTRDETFYSTERYDIGEDRWEFVDPYPVNKYGHEGTVLGGKLYITGGITSSSTSKQVCVFDPAGEAAAAGGSDSLRARGGGRGPQPPPPASRAGCWDNKSKMNYARCFHKMISHNGKLYVFGGVCVILRASFESQGCPSTEVYDPDADEWTILASMPIGRSGHGVAVLERQIMVLGGLCYNGHYSDSILTFDPDDNKWKEDEYPRMPCKLDGLQVCTLHFPEYVLEHVRRCS, translated from the exons ATGCCTGTGGCCAATCAgag GTGTGTTATGTCGGGGGCGGATGTGGAAGTGTATCTTTCCCAGGTGCACGACGGGAGCGTGTCGGCAGGCTTCCGGGCGCTGTACGAGGAGCGTCTGCTGCTGGACGTCACGCTGATGATCGATGAGCATCACTTTCAG GCCCACAAGGCGCTCCTGGCCACGCAGAGTGACTACTTCCGGGTCATGTTCACGGCGGACATGCGGGAGCGGGACCAGGACAAGATCCACTTGAAGGGGCTGACGGCGGCGGGTTTCGGGCACATCCTTCGCTTCATGTACTACGGCTCGCTGGAGCTCAGCATGCCCACCGTGCAGGAGATCCTACAG GCGGCGATGTACGTGCAGCTGACGGAGGTGGTGGAGTTCTGCTGCTCCTTCCTGCTGGCCAAGATCTGCCTGGAGAACTGCGCCGAGGTCATGCGGCTGTTGGAGGACTTCAGCGTGGGCGTGGAGGGCGTCCAGGAGCAGCTGGACAACTTCCTGCTCGACAACTTTGTGCCGCTCATGAGCCGAGCCGACTTCCTGTCCTACCTCAGCCTGGAGCGACTGCAG GCGTACCTGAACAGCGACGCGCTGAGCCGATACCCGGAGATCGAGCTGTACGACGCGGTCCAGGCGTGGCTCCGGCACGACCGGCGGCGCTGGCGCCACGCGGACGCGGTCGTCCGATCCGTCCGCTTCTGCCTTATGACGTCCGCTCACATCTTCGAGAAG GTGAAGACGTCAGAGTTCTATCGGTACTCCCGGCAGCTTCGtcaggaggcggaggaggcgcTGGCCTACTTCCACGACGTCCACCGGCAGCCGCTGGCCGAGACGCGCGCCAACCGCATCCGCTCGCGGCGGCCGCAGACGGCCGTCTTCCGCGGCATGATCGGCCACAGCATGGTGAACAGCAAGATCCTGCTGCTGCAGCGGCCCAAG CAGGTGTGGTGGGAGCTGGAGGGCCCCCAGGTGCCGCTGAGACCCGACTGCCTGGCCATCGTCAACGACTTCGCCTTCCTGCTGGGAGGCGAGGAGCTGGGGCCCGACGGCGAGTTCCACGCCTCGTCCAAGGTCTACCGCTACGACCCCCGGCAAAACTCGTGGCTGCGCATGGCCGACATGTCCGTGCCCAG GTCCGAGTTCGCCGTGGGCGTCATCGGAAAGTTCATCTACGCGGTGGCGGGTCGCACGCGAGACGAGACCTTCTACTCAACGGAGCGCTACGACATCGGCGAGGACCGCTGGGAATTTGTGGACCCGTACCCCGTCAACAAGTACGGCCACGAGGGCACGGTCCTGGGGGGCAAGCTCTACATCACGGGCGGCATCACGTCCTCGTCCACCTCCAAGCAGGTTTGCGTCTTCGATCCCGCGGGGGAAGCGGCTGCGGCGGGCGGGTCGGACTCCCTGCGGGCCcgcggcggcggccgcggcccgcagccgccgccgcccgcctcTCGCGCGGGCTGCTGGGACAACAAATCCAAAATGAACTACGCCCGCTGCTTCCACAAGATGATCTCGCACAACGGGAAGCTGTACGTGTTCGGCGGCGTGTGCGTCATCCTGCGGGCCTCCTTCGAGTCGCAGGGCTGCCCGTCCACCGAGGTCTACGACCCGGACGCCGACGAGTGGACCATCCTGGCCTCCATGCCCATCGGGCGCAGCGGGCACGGGGTGGCCGTCCTGGAGCGCCAGATCATGGTGCTGGGCGGCCTGTGCTACAACGGACACTACAGCGACTCCATCCTCACCTTCGACCCCGACGACAACAAGTGGAAGGAGGACGAGTATCCCAGGATGCCTTGCAAGCTGGACGGGCTGCAGGTGTGCACGCTGCACTTCCCCGAGTACGTGCTGGAGCACGTCAGACGCTGCAGCTGA
- the klhl15 gene encoding kelch-like protein 15 isoform X4 codes for MPVANQRCVMSGADVEVYLSQVHDGSVSAGFRALYEERLLLDVTLMIDEHHFQAHKALLATQSDYFRVMFTADMRERDQDKIHLKGLTAAGFGHILRFMYYGSLELSMPTVQEILQAAMYVQLTEVVEFCCSFLLAKICLENCAEVMRLLEDFSVGVEGVQEQLDNFLLDNFVPLMSRADFLSYLSLERLQAYLNSDALSRYPEIELYDAVQAWLRHDRRRWRHADAVVRSVRFCLMTSAHIFEKVKTSEFYRYSRQLRQEAEEALAYFHDVHRQPLAETRANRIRSRRPQTAVFRGMIGHSMVNSKILLLQRPKQVWWELEGPQVPLRPDCLAIVNDFAFLLGGEELGPDGEFHASSKVYRYDPRQNSWLRMADMSVPRSEFAVGVIGKFIYAVAGRTRDETFYSTERYDIGEDRWEFVDPYPVNKYGHEGTVLGGKLYITGGITSSSTSKQMISHNGKLYVFGGVCVILRASFESQGCPSTEVYDPDADEWTILASMPIGRSGHGVAVLERQIMVLGGLCYNGHYSDSILTFDPDDNKWKEDEYPRMPCKLDGLQVCTLHFPEYVLEHVRRCS; via the exons ATGCCTGTGGCCAATCAgag GTGTGTTATGTCGGGGGCGGATGTGGAAGTGTATCTTTCCCAGGTGCACGACGGGAGCGTGTCGGCAGGCTTCCGGGCGCTGTACGAGGAGCGTCTGCTGCTGGACGTCACGCTGATGATCGATGAGCATCACTTTCAG GCCCACAAGGCGCTCCTGGCCACGCAGAGTGACTACTTCCGGGTCATGTTCACGGCGGACATGCGGGAGCGGGACCAGGACAAGATCCACTTGAAGGGGCTGACGGCGGCGGGTTTCGGGCACATCCTTCGCTTCATGTACTACGGCTCGCTGGAGCTCAGCATGCCCACCGTGCAGGAGATCCTACAG GCGGCGATGTACGTGCAGCTGACGGAGGTGGTGGAGTTCTGCTGCTCCTTCCTGCTGGCCAAGATCTGCCTGGAGAACTGCGCCGAGGTCATGCGGCTGTTGGAGGACTTCAGCGTGGGCGTGGAGGGCGTCCAGGAGCAGCTGGACAACTTCCTGCTCGACAACTTTGTGCCGCTCATGAGCCGAGCCGACTTCCTGTCCTACCTCAGCCTGGAGCGACTGCAG GCGTACCTGAACAGCGACGCGCTGAGCCGATACCCGGAGATCGAGCTGTACGACGCGGTCCAGGCGTGGCTCCGGCACGACCGGCGGCGCTGGCGCCACGCGGACGCGGTCGTCCGATCCGTCCGCTTCTGCCTTATGACGTCCGCTCACATCTTCGAGAAG GTGAAGACGTCAGAGTTCTATCGGTACTCCCGGCAGCTTCGtcaggaggcggaggaggcgcTGGCCTACTTCCACGACGTCCACCGGCAGCCGCTGGCCGAGACGCGCGCCAACCGCATCCGCTCGCGGCGGCCGCAGACGGCCGTCTTCCGCGGCATGATCGGCCACAGCATGGTGAACAGCAAGATCCTGCTGCTGCAGCGGCCCAAG CAGGTGTGGTGGGAGCTGGAGGGCCCCCAGGTGCCGCTGAGACCCGACTGCCTGGCCATCGTCAACGACTTCGCCTTCCTGCTGGGAGGCGAGGAGCTGGGGCCCGACGGCGAGTTCCACGCCTCGTCCAAGGTCTACCGCTACGACCCCCGGCAAAACTCGTGGCTGCGCATGGCCGACATGTCCGTGCCCAG GTCCGAGTTCGCCGTGGGCGTCATCGGAAAGTTCATCTACGCGGTGGCGGGTCGCACGCGAGACGAGACCTTCTACTCAACGGAGCGCTACGACATCGGCGAGGACCGCTGGGAATTTGTGGACCCGTACCCCGTCAACAAGTACGGCCACGAGGGCACGGTCCTGGGGGGCAAGCTCTACATCACGGGCGGCATCACGTCCTCGTCCACCTCCAAGCAG ATGATCTCGCACAACGGGAAGCTGTACGTGTTCGGCGGCGTGTGCGTCATCCTGCGGGCCTCCTTCGAGTCGCAGGGCTGCCCGTCCACCGAGGTCTACGACCCGGACGCCGACGAGTGGACCATCCTGGCCTCCATGCCCATCGGGCGCAGCGGGCACGGGGTGGCCGTCCTGGAGCGCCAGATCATGGTGCTGGGCGGCCTGTGCTACAACGGACACTACAGCGACTCCATCCTCACCTTCGACCCCGACGACAACAAGTGGAAGGAGGACGAGTATCCCAGGATGCCTTGCAAGCTGGACGGGCTGCAGGTGTGCACGCTGCACTTCCCCGAGTACGTGCTGGAGCACGTCAGACGCTGCAGCTGA
- the klhl15 gene encoding kelch-like protein 15 isoform X3, translated as MSGADVEVYLSQVHDGSVSAGFRALYEERLLLDVTLMIDEHHFQAHKALLATQSDYFRVMFTADMRERDQDKIHLKGLTAAGFGHILRFMYYGSLELSMPTVQEILQAAMYVQLTEVVEFCCSFLLAKICLENCAEVMRLLEDFSVGVEGVQEQLDNFLLDNFVPLMSRADFLSYLSLERLQAYLNSDALSRYPEIELYDAVQAWLRHDRRRWRHADAVVRSVRFCLMTSAHIFEKVKTSEFYRYSRQLRQEAEEALAYFHDVHRQPLAETRANRIRSRRPQTAVFRGMIGHSMVNSKILLLQRPKQVWWELEGPQVPLRPDCLAIVNDFAFLLGGEELGPDGEFHASSKVYRYDPRQNSWLRMADMSVPRSEFAVGVIGKFIYAVAGRTRDETFYSTERYDIGEDRWEFVDPYPVNKYGHEGTVLGGKLYITGGITSSSTSKQVCVFDPAGEAAAAGGSDSLRARGGGRGPQPPPPASRAGCWDNKSKMNYARCFHKMISHNGKLYVFGGVCVILRASFESQGCPSTEVYDPDADEWTILASMPIGRSGHGVAVLERQIMVLGGLCYNGHYSDSILTFDPDDNKWKEDEYPRMPCKLDGLQVCTLHFPEYVLEHVRRCS; from the exons ATGTCGGGGGCGGATGTGGAAGTGTATCTTTCCCAGGTGCACGACGGGAGCGTGTCGGCAGGCTTCCGGGCGCTGTACGAGGAGCGTCTGCTGCTGGACGTCACGCTGATGATCGATGAGCATCACTTTCAG GCCCACAAGGCGCTCCTGGCCACGCAGAGTGACTACTTCCGGGTCATGTTCACGGCGGACATGCGGGAGCGGGACCAGGACAAGATCCACTTGAAGGGGCTGACGGCGGCGGGTTTCGGGCACATCCTTCGCTTCATGTACTACGGCTCGCTGGAGCTCAGCATGCCCACCGTGCAGGAGATCCTACAG GCGGCGATGTACGTGCAGCTGACGGAGGTGGTGGAGTTCTGCTGCTCCTTCCTGCTGGCCAAGATCTGCCTGGAGAACTGCGCCGAGGTCATGCGGCTGTTGGAGGACTTCAGCGTGGGCGTGGAGGGCGTCCAGGAGCAGCTGGACAACTTCCTGCTCGACAACTTTGTGCCGCTCATGAGCCGAGCCGACTTCCTGTCCTACCTCAGCCTGGAGCGACTGCAG GCGTACCTGAACAGCGACGCGCTGAGCCGATACCCGGAGATCGAGCTGTACGACGCGGTCCAGGCGTGGCTCCGGCACGACCGGCGGCGCTGGCGCCACGCGGACGCGGTCGTCCGATCCGTCCGCTTCTGCCTTATGACGTCCGCTCACATCTTCGAGAAG GTGAAGACGTCAGAGTTCTATCGGTACTCCCGGCAGCTTCGtcaggaggcggaggaggcgcTGGCCTACTTCCACGACGTCCACCGGCAGCCGCTGGCCGAGACGCGCGCCAACCGCATCCGCTCGCGGCGGCCGCAGACGGCCGTCTTCCGCGGCATGATCGGCCACAGCATGGTGAACAGCAAGATCCTGCTGCTGCAGCGGCCCAAG CAGGTGTGGTGGGAGCTGGAGGGCCCCCAGGTGCCGCTGAGACCCGACTGCCTGGCCATCGTCAACGACTTCGCCTTCCTGCTGGGAGGCGAGGAGCTGGGGCCCGACGGCGAGTTCCACGCCTCGTCCAAGGTCTACCGCTACGACCCCCGGCAAAACTCGTGGCTGCGCATGGCCGACATGTCCGTGCCCAG GTCCGAGTTCGCCGTGGGCGTCATCGGAAAGTTCATCTACGCGGTGGCGGGTCGCACGCGAGACGAGACCTTCTACTCAACGGAGCGCTACGACATCGGCGAGGACCGCTGGGAATTTGTGGACCCGTACCCCGTCAACAAGTACGGCCACGAGGGCACGGTCCTGGGGGGCAAGCTCTACATCACGGGCGGCATCACGTCCTCGTCCACCTCCAAGCAGGTTTGCGTCTTCGATCCCGCGGGGGAAGCGGCTGCGGCGGGCGGGTCGGACTCCCTGCGGGCCcgcggcggcggccgcggcccgcagccgccgccgcccgcctcTCGCGCGGGCTGCTGGGACAACAAATCCAAAATGAACTACGCCCGCTGCTTCCACAAGATGATCTCGCACAACGGGAAGCTGTACGTGTTCGGCGGCGTGTGCGTCATCCTGCGGGCCTCCTTCGAGTCGCAGGGCTGCCCGTCCACCGAGGTCTACGACCCGGACGCCGACGAGTGGACCATCCTGGCCTCCATGCCCATCGGGCGCAGCGGGCACGGGGTGGCCGTCCTGGAGCGCCAGATCATGGTGCTGGGCGGCCTGTGCTACAACGGACACTACAGCGACTCCATCCTCACCTTCGACCCCGACGACAACAAGTGGAAGGAGGACGAGTATCCCAGGATGCCTTGCAAGCTGGACGGGCTGCAGGTGTGCACGCTGCACTTCCCCGAGTACGTGCTGGAGCACGTCAGACGCTGCAGCTGA
- the eif2s3 gene encoding eukaryotic translation initiation factor 2 subunit 3: MAGDESGTTLGQPHLARQDLTTLDVSKLTTLSPEIISRQATINIGTIGHVAHGKSTVVKAISGVHTVRFKNELERNITIKLGYANAKIYMLDDPSCPRPECYRSCGSSTPDEFPTDLPGTKGDFKLVRHVSFVDCPGHDILMATMLNGAAVMDAALLLIAGNESCPQPQTSEHLAAIEIMKLKHILILQNKIDLVKESQAKEQYEQILTFVQGTVAEGAPIIPISAQLKYNIEVVCEYIVKKIPIPVRDFSSEPRLIVIRSFDVNKPGCEVDDLKGGVAGGSILKGVLKVGQEIEVRPGIVSKDHEGKLMCKPIFSKIVSLFAEHNDLQYAAPGGLIGVGTKIDPTLCRADRMVGQVLGAVGELPEIFTELEISYFLLRRLLGVRTEGDKKAAKVQKLSKNEVLMVNIGSLSTGGRVSAVKADLAKIVLTNPVCTEVGEKIALSRRVEKHWRLIGWGQIRRGVTITPTVDDD, from the exons ATGGCGGGCGACGAGTCGGGTACGACGCTGGGTCAGCCTCACTTGGCCAGACAAGACCTCACGACTCTG GACGTGTCCAAGCTGACGACTCTGTCCCCCGAGATCATCAGCAGACAGGCCACCATCAACATCG GCACCATCGGCCACGTGGCGCACGGGAAGTCGACTGTGGTGAAGGCCATCTCGGGCGTTCACACCGTCCGCTTCAAAAACGAGCTGGAGAGGAACATCACCATCAAGCTCGGATATGCCAACGCCAAG ATCTACATGCTGGACGACCCCAGCTGCCCTCGCCCCGAATGCTACCGCTCGTGCGGGAGTAGCACCCCCGACGAGTTCCCCACAGACCTCCCCGGCACCAAAGGCGACTTCAAGCTTGTCAG ACACGTGTCCTTCGTGGACTGTCCCGGTCACGACATTTTGATGGCGACCATGTTGAACGGAGCCGCCGTCATGGACGCCGCCCTCCTCCTCATCG CGGGGAACGAGTCGTGTCCGCAGCCGCAGACGTCTGAGCATCTGGCCGCCATCGAGATCATGAAGCTCAAGCACATCCTCATCCTGCAGAACAAGATCGACCTGGTGAAGGAGAGCCAGGCCAAAGAGCAGTACGAGCAGATCCTCACCTTTGTGCAGG GCACGGTGGCCGAGGGCGCGCCCATCATTCCCATCTCGGCGCAGCTCAAGTACAACATCGAGGTGGTGTGCGAGTACATCGTCAAGAAGATCCCCATCCCCGTGCGAGACTTCTCCTCCGAGCCCAGACTCATTG TCATCAGGTCGTTTGACGTCAACAAGCCCGGCTGTGAAGTGGACGACCTGAAGGGCGGCGTGGCGGGGGGGAGCATCCTCAAGGGGGTCCTCAAG GTGGGCCAGGAGATCGAGGTGCGGCCGGGGATCGTGTCCAAGGACCACGAGGGGAAGCTCATGTGCAAACCCATCTTCTCCAAGATCGTCTCCCTGTTCGCCGAACACAACGACCTTCAGTACGCCGCGCCCGGAGGCCTCATCG GGGTGGGCACCAAGATCGACCCGACGCTGTGCCGAGCCGACCGCATGGTGGGTCAGGTGCTGGGCGCCGTCGGCGAGCTGCCCGAGATCTTCACCGAGCTGGAGATCTCCTACTTCCTGCTGCGGAGGCTGCTGGGCGTGCGCACGGAGGGCGACAAGAAGGCCGCCAAG GTCCAGAAGCTGTCAAAGAATGAAGTGTTGATGGTGAACATCGGCTCGCTGTCGACGGGCGGCCGCGTCAGCGCCGTCAAAGCCGATCTGGCCAAGATCGTCCTGACCAACCCCGTCTGCACCGAAGTCGGCGAGAAGATCGCGCTCAGTCGCCGAGTGGAGAAACATTGGCG TCTGATCGGCTGGGGGCAGATCAGGAGGGGCGTGACCATCACACCCACCGTGGACGACGACTGA